The following coding sequences lie in one Pseudomonas monsensis genomic window:
- a CDS encoding MFS transporter, which produces MSHSAAATQTIADDKNAVYKRITLRLIPFIFICYLFNYLDRVNVGFAKLQMLDALKFSETVYGLGAGIFFIGYVLCGVPSNLALTRFGPRRWIALMMITWGTLSTCLLFVTTPTEFYTLRLFTGAAEAGFFPGVVLYLSQWFPTFRRGRIMALFMSAIPVSGLLGSPFSGWILNHFAAGQGGLAGWQWMFLLQGIPTVILGALAYFLLSDSFANAKWLSPHERAVLEADQAEDLANKPKTTSDSLIAVFKNPAIWAFGLIYFCIQSGVYAINFWLPSIIKNLGFSDNLVIGWLSAIPYLLAAVFMLAVGRSADLRKERRWHLVVPMLMGAIGLVIAVNFAANPAIAILGLTIATMGALTGLPMFWPVPTAMLSAGAAAGGLALINSMGQMAGFLSPYLVGWVKDSTGSTDAALYLLAAVIVGGSLLALRMTRTLRA; this is translated from the coding sequence ATGTCGCACAGCGCCGCAGCTACCCAGACCATCGCAGACGATAAAAACGCCGTCTACAAACGCATCACCCTGCGTTTGATCCCCTTCATCTTCATCTGCTACCTGTTCAACTACCTCGACCGGGTCAACGTTGGATTTGCCAAACTGCAGATGCTCGACGCCCTGAAATTCAGTGAAACCGTCTACGGCCTCGGTGCCGGGATTTTCTTCATCGGCTACGTGCTGTGCGGCGTGCCAAGCAACCTGGCCCTGACCCGATTCGGTCCGCGGCGCTGGATTGCCTTGATGATGATTACCTGGGGCACGTTGTCGACCTGCCTGCTGTTCGTCACCACGCCGACCGAGTTTTACACCCTGCGCCTGTTCACCGGTGCGGCCGAAGCCGGGTTCTTCCCAGGCGTCGTGCTGTACCTCTCGCAGTGGTTCCCGACCTTCCGCCGGGGGCGGATCATGGCGCTGTTCATGTCGGCAATTCCAGTGTCCGGCCTGCTCGGCAGCCCGTTCTCTGGCTGGATTCTCAATCACTTCGCGGCGGGCCAGGGCGGTCTGGCCGGCTGGCAGTGGATGTTCCTGCTGCAAGGCATCCCGACGGTGATCCTCGGCGCCCTCGCCTATTTCCTGTTGAGCGACAGCTTCGCCAACGCCAAATGGCTGAGCCCGCACGAGCGTGCAGTGCTGGAGGCCGATCAGGCCGAAGACCTCGCGAACAAACCGAAAACCACCTCCGATTCGTTGATCGCGGTGTTCAAGAACCCGGCGATCTGGGCCTTCGGCCTGATCTATTTCTGCATCCAGAGTGGCGTGTACGCGATCAACTTCTGGCTGCCGTCGATCATCAAGAACCTCGGCTTCAGCGACAACCTGGTGATCGGCTGGCTGAGCGCGATTCCGTACCTGCTGGCAGCGGTGTTCATGCTGGCGGTCGGGCGATCGGCGGACTTGCGCAAAGAGCGTCGCTGGCATTTGGTGGTGCCGATGCTGATGGGCGCGATCGGTCTGGTGATCGCGGTTAATTTCGCCGCCAACCCGGCGATTGCGATTCTCGGCCTGACCATTGCGACCATGGGCGCGCTGACCGGCCTGCCGATGTTCTGGCCAGTGCCGACGGCGATGTTGAGTGCCGGTGCTGCCGCCGGTGGCTTGGCGTTGATCAACTCCATGGGACAAATGGCCGGATTTCTCAGCCCTTATCTGGTGGGTTGGGTCAAGGACAGCACCGGCTCCACCGATGCGGCGTTGTACCTGCTGGCGGCGGTGATTGTCGGCGGCAGTCTGCTGGCGTTGCGCATGACCCGCACGTTGCGCGCCTGA